Below is a window of Canis lupus dingo isolate Sandy chromosome 30, ASM325472v2, whole genome shotgun sequence DNA.
TTCCATCACTAAACAGAATCATTTAGCAGTAAGTTGCAGAAATCGTTGGCACCTCACCCCTGAATGCCCAGCATTAGTCTCCTAGGATTTCCTACAATATCCTCCCACATAACTGTGGTGCTATGTTCACGCCTAAGAAAATTCACATTAGGGTCAccctgggtggcctagttggCCTtctgcaccgccccccccacagtcagcagggagtctgcttctccctctccctccgcccctccccccacttatgAACTTGCGAGcttgttctcaaataaataaaatcttaaaaaaaagaaaattcgcATTAATTCCATAATATTTTCTAATCTCCTGTCCATGCTCATGTACCTCCAATTGTCCCAAAAATGTCTTctgtaactttaaaaagtttttaagtcCAGGGTGCCATGAAATTTTACATATAGTATTTGGTTGTTTTGTCTCTGAGCTCTTCACTCtagaaaaggacttttttttttttttaaagattttatttatttattcacgagagacgcagagagagaggcagagacacaggaggagggagaagcaggggcctgCGACAAGGACCGCAGCGGGAGCCCTGGTGTGGGGCTCGGTGCACCCGCCGTTTTCGGCCCGGGCTGCGCACCAGGAAGCCAATGTATTTCATGGCCAAGCGGAGAGCCTCGTTCCTGCTCAGCTGGGTCGGGGTTGGGGTCGGGCAGGTGTGTTGGCAGCAGCTTCCTGAGCTCTGCGAAGGCCCCATTCACGTTCTGCTGCCGCCGGCGCTCCCCGCTGTCGGTGAACACACGCGGGGCCACCTTCTGGGGCTGGTGCCCCACGGCCAGCTCCAGCTCACAGTGGCTCGGCCTCCGCTTCAGCCGGCTGCTAGGGAAGATGCCAAAAGGTCCTGCTGGCCCAATGTAGAGGCTGTAATGGGTTGTGGGTCACTAACGCCCTGTGGGCAAGGACCCCGGCCCCGTAttccccccaggccccagctcccCACTGACGTTGAGGAAAGGGTGAGGGTGGTAATGCAGGGCCAGGGGCCTGGGGCGGTTCCCAGGGTAGAGAGCTGCAGCAGCGGGGCCGCAGGGCACTCAGCTCTGTGGTGGCCACGGCTGCCCCTGGGGGCCTGGTGTGGCCCAGGCTGATCACTGGCACGCCAGGGTGCAGCCTGGGAGGTGAGGAGCTTTGGTGGCCAATCTCCTTCACTTTCGGGGGCCCAGGAGAGGCGGGCGTGGGGGGCAgaccaggcactgggctgggggcACACACCGTTTCGGCCTTCTCAGTCATGGTGGGGCCCATCTctgcctgggcctggggcaggcaCATGGACCCCAAGGGGGTGCTCACCCCGGTGCTGGTCCTGCTGTCTGGTGAGTGCCCTGGCTCTGTCCTTCACGGCTCCAGGCCAGGCTCCGTGGCCCCAGTCGGATGCAGCCTGGGCAGCGGTCAGGGCCGCACCTCTCCCAGGCTCCCAAAGGCCGCAGAGGGCCGCGTGGATCCCTCGAGGGAAAGTGAGCTGCTCCTGGCTGGCCTGCCCTCTCCCTGGCCCTGGCAGCCCAGTTTCCTCCCTCTCACCCCCGGCCGCGCTGGAGGATGCTGGACTGGCACAGATaagggctatttttaaaaaagattttatgtatttattcatgagagacacacagagagagagtggcagagacacaggcagaagaagaagcaggctccccacaggcagcccaacgcggaactcgatctcaggaccatggattcacgccctgagcctgaggcagacgctcaactgctgagccacccaggagtccctgtctCTTGTTTTAGATTAAGGACTTGGACTGAAATTCAGAGATGGCCAGAACATGCCCATTCCCTACCTGGTTGTGCAGGGTGTTGCAGGGGTGCTACAGAGCACGCTTCCCAAGAGGAGCACATCCGCCTGGACAGAGGAGGGTCCCTCCTCATGGGTGCAGTGAGAAAGGAACCTGGAACAACCCAGGAGACTTGTTTTCAGCACCTTGTCCTGCCCTTGAGAGAAATAAGTAGGctgatcctggatcctgagaaGAGCTGGATGTTCCTCCCTAGCGACATGGCATCTCTCCCTGAAGACCTGCCCTGGGTAGTAGATGGAGCCAAGAGAACATGGCCCAAGGCCAAGGGCTGAGCCTTCCAGCTTCATTTGGTAACTTTGATATCAGGTGGCCAGGACGGCTGGGCCAATCTGAGAGAGGGTGGTATTTATAAAAGGCCTCCTCCCCCAGGGGCCAGAAGCTCTGTACCAGCCTCCACAATCCTACTGATCTCAAGCTCCTGCCTCTACAGGTACATTTCTTGAGCTCATTTTCCAGTCCCTGGAAACTCTACCATATATCCTGGGAACAGTGGAGATGGAGGAATGAAAGGACCTGAGGTTAGGTGTAGGAGGCCTGAGTTCAAggcctccctgcccagctccaaacctcagtttctccattttgAAATTAGCAGCTTGGACTGGGCCATCTCTAAGGGCCCTTGGTGTGATTCAAATGGAGAAATGAGGAGGGATCCCCACCTGGACGAGGGCAGCCAAGGCTCTGGCTGCAGCCCAACCTCAGGCTCTGAGATTATGAGGGGATGGGGACTCATCCTCAGAGGAGGTGTCTCCTGGGGTGTGGTAAAGAATGCCTCGGGCAAGGGGCATCACCATTCATTTGCATCAGCCTGGATCTTGGCCCCCTCCGTGTTGCTGGGGGGGGAGCAGCTCCCTGTACCCTGGGTAGAAGGAGGTATTAGCAGGAAGCCAGTATGGACAGGGACTGCTTGACATGATGTCCAGCATGACCTTGAGCTGGGGCCTGGTAAGGGGGCTTCCTTTTTTCAAGTGTCAGTTGCCTCCACTCCAGCCTCAGAATTGGAAAATGAGGTGAGGCACAGGGGAGGCACGGGGGAGGCACAGGGGAGGTGATTCCCTCAGGTTGGGAATTTTGAGGCTCCTTTCCAGGCCTGAGATTCTGTGATGCTCTAACGATGAGCTCCGGGCACACAGGACCCAGGGCGGATGTATCTTAGTCTTTCTGGTGTCCAGCGGGGAGCCAAGCACTGAACAGGTGCCAGTGTGGATTgactgagtgagtgaatgaatgattggcTGCAACTTGACACTTGGCTtggctcctccttcttcttccccagTAGTTGATACAGATGGCATTGTCCCAGATGGCCACAGAGCTTCTCCTGGCCTCCACCATCTTCTGCTTGATACTCTGGGTGGTCAAGGCCTGGCAGCCTCGGCTTCCCAAAGGCCTGAAGAGTCCAccggggccctggggctggcccCTGCTCGGGAACGtgctgaccttgggcaagagCCCCCACCTGGCGCTGTCCAGGCTGAGCCAGCGTTATGGGGACGTGCTGCAGATCCGCATCGGCTCCACCCCCGTGCTGGTGCTCAGTGGCCTGGACACCATCCGGCAGGCCCTGGTGCGCCAGGGGGATGATTTCAAGGGCCGGCCCGACCTCTACAGCTTCTCTCTGGTGACCGACGGCCAAAGCCTGACCTTCAGCCCAGACTCCGGACCAGTGTGGGCTGCGCGCAGGCGCCTGGCTCAGAACGCGCTCAACACCTTCTCCATTGCCTCCGACCCGGCTTCCTCGTGCTCTTGCTACCTGGAAGAGCATGTGAGCAAGGAGGCCGAGGCCCTTCTCAGCAGGCTGCAGGAGCAGATGGCAGAGGTTGGGCGCTTTGATCCCTACAACCAAGTGCTGATGTCAGTGGCCAATGTCATTGGTGCAATGTGCTTTGGGCACCACTTCTCTCAGAGAAGTGAGGAAATGCTCCCCCTCCTAATGAGCTCCAGTGATTTTGTGGAGACCGTCTCCAACGGGAACCCGGTGgactttttccccattctccaaTATATGCCCAACTCAGCCCTGCAGAGATTCAAGAACTTCAACCAGACGTTCGTGCAGTCCCTGCAGAAAATTGTCCAGGAACACTATCAAGACTTTGATGAGGTGAGCCCAGGGTGCTGGTGGTGAGGGGGTACCCTGCAGAGCATGGGTGTGGCCCCTCTCACCCAGCTTTGAGGTACACACACGGCTGATGTGCTGCCAAGGCCTAGGAAGCCTCTGGAACATCTGGGACAGATCCTTCTCCCTCTTGGGGCTCAGATTCCTCATCCAATTGCCTCCGTCTTGGGGTTGCTCAAAGTCCCAGAGATATTTGGCTGTGAATGGGGCCCTGGCAAAGTCTCACAATGTGGGGGGCTGTTACCATGAGAAGGCTTTTGTTCTTCAGGAACCCGAACCCTGACAGGGGCTAATCCACAGCTCAGGTGGCACTTGGCTGCCAGTACTCTCCACAAGCTCTTCCTTTGAAATTGGACCCCTGGGGTTGTTGGGAGGGAAGGTATCCAGGCTGCTACCAGCTCCTCCTGTAAGCCCAACCTACTGCCTGGAATCCAGGTGGCAGTGCCATATAGGGTACGGCAAGGTCCAACCTGGAAGCGCCATGGTGCCCCTAAGCTTGTGTCCCCACAGCGCAGTGTCCAGGACATCACAGGCGCCCTCTTGAAGCACAATGAGAAGAGCTCCAGGGCTAGTGATGGCCACATCCCCCAAGAGAAGATTGTCAACCTTATCAACGACATTTTTGGGGCCGGTAGGTACCAGACCCACgtcccttccatccatccatgccTGTTGTTCAACCACAGACTTGTCCAGCCCCTGAGTCCATCAGATAATTTGCCAACTATACACCAGATAGTGCAGGACATAGACATCTGGCCCATGTTCAGGGTTCTGAGTCCAGGTCATGCCAACAATTCCCAGTGGAAATTCAACTAAGTCCCTGTCtgtttctgggcctcagtttccccacgtGAACAATAAGGGGTTCTCATGTAATTCTAGCAGCTAATTATAAAACTAGGAGACCCAGTCTCTACTCTCCGGAAAATCATGGGTGGTGGAGGATGTActtggaaggagacagagaaagcaatGCTTGGTACGTAAGTGCTGGATCCTTAGTAAATGTTGGTTTCTTGTTCTTGTCTTCCCCCTTCCTCACCTTGCATCATGCTGCCTAGGATTTGACACTGTCACAACGGCCATTTCCTGGAGTCTTATGTACCTTGTGGCAAACcctgagatacagagaaagatcCAGAAGGAGTTGGGTATGCGGTAGAGATGCACAAGCTAAGAGAAGCTTGAGATCCCCAGGTTCTTTGTTCAATGACATATAGCTGTTGTGTGCCTACCATGTGTAAGCCCTGGGCATACACTGGTGCCCACCCTTGCCTAGAACATGCTGGGGGTAGGGTGGTTACTGGGCCTTAGATATATAACAGACAGTACTATGTAATAGGGGACTTAGATACCATGAAGCAGTCGGGGCAGCCCTAAGCCCGGTTTGGTCTTCTGTGTTCTGCAGACACGGTGATTGGCAGGGCACGGCAGCCTCGCCTCTCTGACAGGCCCCAGCTGCCCTTAATGGAGGCCTTCATCCTGGAGATCTTCCGACACACCTCCTTTGTCCCCTTCACCATCCCCCACAGGTAaggcctgcttcttctgccttgCCACCTTTGTAGCCTTCACCATGTTTCTTCCTCCCATCTTCTCAGCCCTGGATCTGGCTCAGACCTCGGCCTCTCACTTCTGGCCACATCACCAACTTCACCTCAGCCTCTTGGCTGCCGACAACCAATCCAACCATGATCAAACTACCCAGCTTTCAGGAGAAAGTCACACTGCTGATCTCAGCTCTCATTCACCTCTGCTCACATTCCTTTCCTGCAAGTACTCTCAATCCACCCGGGCTGGCCTCGCTGTACCTCCCCAGCATGATGCGGTCAACCTCCAATTTTGCTTATGCTGgaccttctgcctggaatgccttttAACCTCTTCTCCCACCACCTGAATCTTACCCTTGCCCAAGGTCAATCCTGACACAAACTTCCCCTTCACTATCAGGCTTTCTTGACTCATCCAGCTGGCACAGCTTCATTCTCTGATGTATTGTAGGACTTTCAGCCATTTGTCCTTGATCATGTCCTGGGATTTTAACAACATCAAGAGACTTAGTGAACATTTACTCTTACCCATATGTTGGTCTATTTATTCCCAGAGTAGAAGGTCTGACTCCTCAGTCAGGCTGGGAACTACCCAGGGATACTCCAGACTGCCAGTTTCTTGGCTTCAGAGGATGGCGAAGTGCACAGCTGGACACAAACAAAGGTTTAGTGAACACTTGCTGAAGTTGAAGAACAGAagctgaggaagaggaaggataGTTTCACCCCTTCCGTGCTCCTGATAGTCCCTCCCAGTGTAGGACA
It encodes the following:
- the LOC112675511 gene encoding T-cell acute lymphocytic leukemia protein 1 homolog; translation: MKLEGSALGLGPCSLGSIYYPGQVFRERCHVAREEHPALLRIQDQPTYFSQGQDKVLKTSLLGCSRFLSHCTHEEGPSSVQADVLLLGSVLCSTPATPCTTSLYIGPAGPFGIFPSSRLKRRPSHCELELAVGHQPQKVAPRVFTDSGERRRQQNVNGAFAELRKLLPTHLPDPNPDPAEQERGSPLGHEIHWLPGAQPGPKTAGAPSPTPGLPLRSLSQAPASPSSCVSASLSASLVNK
- the LOC112675584 gene encoding cytochrome P450 1A2, giving the protein MALSQMATELLLASTIFCLILWVVKAWQPRLPKGLKSPPGPWGWPLLGNVLTLGKSPHLALSRLSQRYGDVLQIRIGSTPVLVLSGLDTIRQALVRQGDDFKGRPDLYSFSLVTDGQSLTFSPDSGPVWAARRRLAQNALNTFSIASDPASSCSCYLEEHVSKEAEALLSRLQEQMAEVGRFDPYNQVLMSVANVIGAMCFGHHFSQRSEEMLPLLMSSSDFVETVSNGNPVDFFPILQYMPNSALQRFKNFNQTFVQSLQKIVQEHYQDFDERSVQDITGALLKHNEKSSRASDGHIPQEKIVNLINDIFGAGFDTVTTAISWSLMYLVANPEIQRKIQKELDTVIGRARQPRLSDRPQLPLMEAFILEIFRHTSFVPFTIPHSTTKDTTLKGFYIPKECCVFINQWQVNHDQQVWGDPFAFRPERFLTADGTAINKTLSEKVMLFGMGKRRCIGEVLAKWEIFLFLAILLQRLEFSVPAGVRVDLTPIYGLTMKHTRCEHVQARPRFSIK